One window of Solwaraspora sp. WMMA2056 genomic DNA carries:
- the ccsB gene encoding c-type cytochrome biogenesis protein CcsB: MAELSDQLLVVTIFAYLFAMICHAVEAGFGSGSRRSAPVAARDRELATATVGGSSPTVTAVVPGAADDLIPDGPVSRAPTPGGPVGLEPERTGWARVGLAGWFAIGATVLGALVHLAALVARGVAAERLPWGNMYEYVLAITFVGVAAWLVMVYRHPSLRPLGLFVALVMVALLGMAGLVFYTPITPLVPALESYWYAIHVSTIMASSGVLLLGSIPAAMFLLRHGYEQGRRGFPYLLAKRVPAAVSLERLTFGLHAIGFPVFTFAVIAGAIWAEHAWSRPWAWDPKETWAFISWVVYAGYLHARATPSVRRTTVTWIAILGFLTMLMNLIGVNYFFESLHSYA, encoded by the coding sequence ATGGCAGAGCTGTCCGACCAACTCCTGGTCGTCACGATCTTCGCGTACCTGTTCGCGATGATCTGTCATGCGGTCGAGGCCGGTTTCGGCAGCGGCAGCCGGCGGAGCGCGCCGGTCGCGGCCCGCGACCGGGAACTCGCCACCGCCACCGTCGGTGGGTCGTCGCCGACGGTGACCGCCGTGGTGCCGGGCGCCGCTGACGACCTGATCCCGGACGGTCCGGTCTCCAGAGCGCCGACCCCGGGCGGCCCGGTCGGGCTTGAGCCGGAGCGGACCGGCTGGGCCCGCGTCGGACTCGCCGGCTGGTTCGCCATCGGCGCGACGGTCCTCGGCGCGCTGGTGCACCTCGCCGCCCTGGTCGCCCGGGGTGTCGCCGCCGAGCGGCTGCCCTGGGGCAACATGTACGAGTACGTGCTGGCCATCACCTTCGTCGGTGTCGCCGCTTGGCTGGTGATGGTCTACCGGCATCCGTCGCTGCGCCCACTCGGGCTGTTCGTCGCCCTGGTGATGGTCGCTCTGCTCGGAATGGCCGGACTGGTCTTCTACACGCCGATCACCCCGCTGGTGCCGGCGCTGGAGTCCTACTGGTACGCCATCCACGTCTCGACGATCATGGCGTCGTCCGGGGTGCTGCTGCTCGGGTCGATTCCGGCCGCGATGTTCCTGCTCCGGCACGGGTACGAGCAGGGGCGGCGCGGATTCCCGTACCTGCTGGCCAAGCGGGTGCCGGCGGCGGTGTCGCTGGAACGGCTCACCTTCGGGCTGCACGCGATCGGCTTCCCGGTCTTCACCTTCGCGGTGATCGCCGGGGCGATCTGGGCCGAACACGCCTGGTCCCGGCCGTGGGCGTGGGACCCGAAGGAGACCTGGGCGTTCATCTCCTGGGTGGTCTACGCCGGCTACCTGCACGCCCGGGCCACCCCGAGCGTACGGCGGACCACCGTCACCTGGATCGCGATCCTCGGGTTCCTCACGATGCTGATGAACCTGATCGGCGTCAACTACTTCTTCGAGAGCCTGCACTCGTACGCCTGA
- a CDS encoding putative glycolipid-binding domain-containing protein has translation MPTLPKSIIWARTDTGGADHVLFDDRRGLTARGVSMAAAPLPYSCHYELATDEQWESARLTVTAEGAGWLRTVRMERALGRWRVSTAEQGDLDGALRAAGHPPVGLPGTEEPGRLDPALDVDLGAAPLFNTLVVRRLRLAQRPAGEEHRLTVAWVRVPSLEVLPVEQVYTVLDVDRVRFRSGSFTAELTVDPDGFVRHYPGLAQRA, from the coding sequence ATGCCGACGTTGCCGAAATCGATCATCTGGGCGCGCACCGACACCGGCGGCGCCGACCACGTGCTCTTCGACGACCGGCGTGGACTGACTGCCCGGGGTGTGTCGATGGCGGCGGCACCGCTGCCGTACAGCTGCCACTACGAGCTCGCCACCGACGAGCAGTGGGAGTCGGCGCGGCTCACCGTCACCGCCGAAGGTGCCGGCTGGCTGCGCACGGTACGGATGGAGCGGGCGCTCGGCCGGTGGCGGGTCAGCACCGCCGAGCAGGGTGACCTGGACGGGGCGCTGCGCGCGGCGGGGCACCCCCCGGTGGGGTTGCCGGGCACCGAGGAGCCGGGGCGGCTCGACCCGGCCCTCGACGTCGATCTCGGTGCGGCGCCGCTGTTCAACACCCTGGTGGTACGTCGACTGCGGTTGGCGCAGCGCCCGGCAGGTGAGGAGCACCGGTTGACGGTCGCCTGGGTCCGGGTGCCGAGCCTGGAGGTGCTGCCGGTCGAGCAGGTCTACACCGTGCTCGACGTCGACCGGGTCCGGTTCCGTAGCGGCAGCTTCACCGCCGAACTGACCGTCGATCCGGACGGATTCGTCCGGCACTACCCGGGGCTGGCGCAACGCGCCTGA
- a CDS encoding BldC family transcriptional regulator produces the protein MDTGDRLLTPGEVAALFRVDPKTVTRWAAAGRIGSIRTPGGHRRFRESEVRALLEGEGVLEEMQAESAAENRPRHTENGSGGYVG, from the coding sequence GTGGACACTGGAGATCGTCTGCTGACGCCGGGCGAGGTGGCCGCGCTGTTCCGCGTCGACCCGAAGACCGTCACACGTTGGGCGGCGGCCGGCCGGATCGGCAGCATCCGTACTCCCGGAGGCCATCGCCGGTTCCGCGAGTCCGAGGTACGCGCGCTACTCGAAGGCGAAGGCGTACTGGAGGAGATGCAGGCGGAGAGCGCGGCGGAGAACCGCCCCCGGCACACCGAGAACGGATCCGGCGGCTACGTCGGCTGA
- a CDS encoding Lrp/AsnC family transcriptional regulator, with amino-acid sequence MDVIDLRLVDLLRGNARLSYAELARQVGLSAPAVHERIGKLEAAGVLRGYRADVRPESVGLGVTALIGLVEDSGAETDAVLDALRAMPEIESCYFMAGVESFLCLARVGTIAELEQLIMRLNRTAGIANTRTSVTLSTKWENRPRPLTG; translated from the coding sequence GTGGACGTCATCGACCTGCGGCTCGTCGACCTGCTCCGTGGCAACGCCCGGCTCTCCTACGCCGAGCTCGCCCGCCAGGTCGGCCTCTCCGCCCCCGCCGTGCACGAGCGGATCGGCAAGCTGGAGGCCGCGGGCGTGCTGCGCGGCTACCGGGCGGACGTACGCCCCGAATCCGTCGGCCTCGGGGTGACCGCCCTGATCGGCCTGGTCGAGGATTCCGGAGCCGAGACCGACGCCGTGCTCGACGCGCTCCGCGCGATGCCGGAGATCGAGTCGTGCTACTTCATGGCCGGCGTCGAGTCGTTCCTCTGCCTGGCCCGGGTCGGCACCATCGCCGAACTCGAACAACTGATCATGCGGCTGAACCGGACTGCCGGGATCGCCAACACCCGGACCAGCGTCACCCTCTCCACCAAGTGGGAGAACCGTCCCCGACCCCTCACCGGCTGA
- a CDS encoding UbiX family flavin prenyltransferase has product MRRPWVIGVSGASGTPYPAAVLRALLDAGHPVDLVVSRAARLTILDETGGPLRDSHWRDDLGRWLGRAVHDADVRFWPAGDLAAGPSSGSYPARGMVVVPASTAACAGIAIGLSKDLLQRAAEVNLKERRPVVLVPRETPVTRSHLEHLITLHDAGAVVLPASPGFYSAGAAASAAQLVDFVAGKVLDALGVPHSLFRRWSGELGAARDAPAGS; this is encoded by the coding sequence ATGAGAAGACCGTGGGTGATCGGCGTCTCGGGTGCCTCCGGTACGCCGTACCCGGCGGCGGTGCTGCGGGCCCTGCTCGACGCCGGGCATCCGGTGGACCTGGTGGTGTCGCGGGCGGCCCGGCTCACCATCCTCGACGAGACCGGTGGACCGTTGCGCGACAGCCACTGGCGCGACGATCTCGGCCGGTGGCTCGGCCGTGCGGTGCACGACGCGGACGTCCGGTTCTGGCCGGCGGGTGACCTGGCCGCCGGTCCGAGCAGCGGCTCCTATCCGGCGCGGGGGATGGTGGTGGTGCCGGCCAGCACGGCTGCCTGCGCCGGGATCGCGATCGGGCTGTCCAAGGACCTGCTGCAGCGGGCAGCCGAGGTGAACCTGAAGGAGCGCCGACCGGTGGTGCTGGTCCCCCGGGAGACCCCGGTGACCCGCAGTCATCTGGAGCACCTGATCACCCTGCACGACGCGGGAGCGGTGGTGCTGCCGGCGAGCCCCGGCTTCTACAGTGCGGGTGCGGCCGCCTCCGCCGCCCAGCTGGTCGACTTCGTCGCCGGCAAGGTGCTGGACGCGCTCGGCGTACCGCATTCGTTGTTCCGCCGGTGGTCCGGCGAGCTCGGCGCGGCCCGCGACGCGCCGGCTGGGTCCTGA
- a CDS encoding menaquinone biosynthesis decarboxylase: MAAAGFPYQDLKDFVAALETAGELRRVDVPVDPTLEISEVVTRTVRAGGPALLFERPTRGEMPLAINLFGTERRTAMALGVEHLNEIGDRIGAMIKPDLPVGWSGIRDGLGKVMQLTSLPPRKVKTAPCQEVVYTGADVDLNRLPGLQVWPGDGGIFHNYGLTHTKHPETGKRNLGLYRLQQHSPNTLGMHWQIHKDSTAHHAVAERRGERLPVAVAIGCDPVVSYSASAPLPGDIDEYLFAGFLRGQRVEMVDCRTVPLQVPAHAQIVLEGYLEPGERLPEGPFGDHTGFYTPVEPFPVLHIECMTLQRDALYHSIITSKPPQEDHGLGKATERIFLPLLRMLIPDIVDYDLPAAGVFHNCVIVSIRKRYPKHAQKIMSAIWGAHLLSLSKLIVVVDDDCDVHDYAEVAFRAFGNVDYSRDLLLTEGPVDHLDHSSYQQFWGGKAGVDATRKLPTEGYTRGWPEEMTMSPEIVSLVDKRWREYGIS, translated from the coding sequence ATGGCGGCTGCAGGGTTCCCGTACCAGGATCTGAAAGACTTCGTCGCGGCGCTGGAGACCGCCGGCGAGCTGCGCCGGGTCGACGTGCCGGTGGATCCCACGCTGGAGATCAGCGAGGTGGTGACCCGCACGGTCCGCGCCGGCGGCCCGGCGCTGCTGTTCGAGCGCCCCACCCGGGGTGAGATGCCGCTGGCGATCAACCTGTTCGGCACCGAGCGGCGCACCGCCATGGCGCTCGGGGTCGAGCACCTGAACGAGATCGGCGACCGGATCGGTGCCATGATCAAGCCCGACCTGCCGGTCGGCTGGTCCGGCATCCGTGACGGGCTGGGCAAGGTCATGCAGCTCACCTCGCTGCCGCCGCGCAAGGTCAAGACCGCACCGTGCCAGGAGGTCGTCTACACCGGTGCCGACGTCGACCTGAACCGGCTCCCCGGGCTGCAGGTCTGGCCGGGCGACGGCGGGATCTTCCACAACTACGGGCTCACCCACACCAAGCATCCGGAGACCGGCAAACGCAACCTGGGTCTCTACCGGCTGCAGCAGCACTCGCCCAACACCCTCGGCATGCACTGGCAGATCCACAAGGACTCGACCGCCCACCACGCGGTCGCGGAGCGGCGCGGCGAACGGCTTCCGGTGGCGGTGGCGATCGGCTGCGACCCGGTGGTCAGCTACTCGGCGTCGGCGCCGCTGCCCGGCGACATCGACGAATACCTGTTCGCCGGGTTCCTGCGCGGCCAGCGGGTCGAGATGGTCGACTGCCGGACCGTGCCGCTGCAGGTGCCGGCGCACGCCCAGATCGTGCTGGAGGGCTACCTGGAGCCGGGCGAGCGGCTGCCGGAAGGGCCGTTCGGCGACCACACCGGCTTCTACACCCCGGTCGAACCGTTCCCGGTGCTGCACATCGAATGCATGACCTTGCAGCGCGACGCGCTCTACCACTCGATCATCACCTCCAAGCCGCCGCAGGAGGACCACGGGCTCGGCAAGGCCACCGAACGGATCTTCCTGCCGCTGCTGCGGATGCTGATCCCGGACATCGTCGACTACGACCTGCCGGCCGCCGGGGTGTTCCACAACTGCGTGATCGTGTCGATCCGCAAGCGCTACCCGAAGCACGCCCAGAAGATCATGTCGGCGATCTGGGGCGCCCACCTGCTGTCGCTGTCCAAGCTGATCGTCGTGGTCGACGACGACTGCGACGTGCACGACTACGCCGAGGTGGCGTTCCGTGCCTTCGGCAACGTCGACTACTCCCGTGACCTGCTGCTCACCGAGGGCCCGGTGGACCACCTCGACCACTCGTCGTACCAGCAGTTCTGGGGCGGCAAGGCCGGCGTCGACGCGACCCGTAAGCTGCCCACCGAGGGCTACACCCGGGGCTGGCCCGAGGAGATGACCATGTCACCGGAGATCGTGTCGCTTGTGGACAAGCGGTGGCGGGAGTACGGGATCTCGTGA
- the mqnP gene encoding menaquinone biosynthesis prenyltransferase MqnP, whose product MSAAATTAGPAGVPVGRVRAFLRLVAIEHSVFALPFAYLSALTAMVSLDGGVRWLDLLLITVAMVGARTFAMAANRIIDRHVDARNPRTAGRELVTGAVSVRTAWTGAVVALVVFLGAAAALNPLCLVLAPLAAVPLVVYPYAKRFTNWPHAVLGLAQMVGPVGAWLAVTGTVDGAGPAIVLGAAVGLWIGGFDLIYACQDAEIDREIGVRSVPARYGRAFALHASTAAHVVTFGLFGWFGFVVGFGWPWWLGLALTAVAFGYQHLVVTPTDLSKVNRAFFTANGFVGIALFVFALLDLVFRLGLRP is encoded by the coding sequence GTGAGCGCCGCAGCCACCACCGCCGGGCCGGCCGGCGTACCGGTCGGCCGGGTCCGGGCCTTCCTGCGGCTGGTCGCGATCGAACACTCGGTCTTCGCGCTGCCGTTCGCCTACCTGTCCGCGCTGACCGCGATGGTCAGCCTCGACGGTGGGGTCCGCTGGCTCGACCTGCTGCTGATCACCGTCGCGATGGTCGGGGCACGCACGTTCGCCATGGCCGCGAACCGGATCATCGACCGGCACGTCGACGCGCGCAATCCGCGTACCGCCGGTCGGGAGCTGGTGACCGGGGCGGTCAGCGTCCGGACGGCCTGGACCGGTGCGGTGGTCGCCCTGGTGGTCTTCCTCGGTGCCGCTGCCGCGCTGAATCCGCTCTGCCTCGTGCTCGCCCCGCTGGCGGCGGTGCCGCTGGTCGTCTACCCGTACGCCAAGCGGTTCACCAACTGGCCGCACGCGGTGCTGGGGCTGGCCCAGATGGTCGGCCCGGTCGGTGCCTGGCTGGCGGTCACCGGCACTGTCGACGGCGCCGGACCGGCGATCGTGCTCGGCGCGGCGGTCGGCCTGTGGATCGGCGGATTCGACCTCATCTACGCCTGCCAGGACGCGGAGATCGACCGCGAGATCGGGGTACGTAGCGTGCCGGCGCGGTACGGGCGGGCGTTCGCGCTGCACGCCTCGACGGCGGCGCACGTGGTGACGTTCGGGCTGTTCGGCTGGTTCGGTTTCGTGGTCGGCTTCGGCTGGCCGTGGTGGCTCGGCCTGGCCCTGACCGCCGTGGCCTTCGGCTACCAGCATCTGGTGGTCACCCCGACCGACCTGTCGAAGGTGAACCGGGCGTTCTTCACCGCCAACGGCTTCGTCGGCATCGCGCTGTTCGTCTTCGCCCTGCTCGACCTGGTGTTCCGACTCGGCCTACGGCCCTGA
- a CDS encoding terpene synthase family protein, whose protein sequence is MDSGNRTDLTGLLAELQAQCRLPVVVSPHLHAADGWLPGWLRRCGLPPDTTAHRRLAGAQIGGYAARLYPAADLGRLRLLTALFAWFFLNDDEFDQVAEPQQDRLHRVASEILALLRTGQTTGADARSDAGPDSDAGPVFVGPARRMLTGPWRVLVRTMPPWWRERFVDAVAEHLDGAVREARNKATGHRPDPAEYVELRRATSAANVAYTLIEFATGEPVPDAVFHHPRVRELADTGNDLLSWYNDLYSLPGDLRVGGGHNLVVAVAEADRIPLAAAVDLVAGRWRAQLDLFAARRAAVPSFGPAYDRAAAALLDGIGHAVRGTIDWSAESGRYRPPGRGGRAGEPGSGP, encoded by the coding sequence ATGGACTCCGGCAACCGCACCGACCTCACCGGCCTGCTGGCCGAGCTACAGGCGCAGTGCCGGTTGCCGGTCGTGGTCTCCCCGCACCTGCACGCCGCCGACGGCTGGCTGCCCGGCTGGCTGCGGCGCTGCGGCCTGCCGCCCGACACCACCGCCCACCGGCGGCTCGCCGGGGCACAGATCGGCGGGTACGCCGCCCGCCTCTACCCGGCCGCCGACCTGGGCCGGCTGCGTCTGCTGACCGCGCTGTTCGCCTGGTTCTTCCTGAACGACGACGAGTTCGACCAGGTAGCCGAGCCGCAGCAGGACCGGCTGCACCGCGTCGCCAGCGAGATCCTCGCGCTGCTGCGTACCGGGCAGACCACGGGCGCGGACGCCCGGTCCGACGCCGGCCCGGACTCCGACGCTGGCCCGGTGTTCGTCGGCCCGGCCCGGCGGATGCTGACCGGGCCGTGGCGGGTGCTGGTCCGGACCATGCCGCCGTGGTGGCGCGAGCGGTTCGTCGACGCGGTGGCCGAGCACCTCGACGGTGCGGTCCGCGAGGCCCGGAACAAGGCCACCGGCCACCGCCCGGACCCGGCCGAGTACGTCGAGCTGCGCCGGGCCACGTCGGCGGCGAACGTCGCGTACACGTTGATCGAGTTCGCCACCGGCGAACCGGTGCCGGACGCGGTGTTCCACCACCCCCGGGTCCGGGAGCTCGCCGACACCGGCAACGACCTGCTCTCCTGGTACAACGACCTGTACTCGCTCCCCGGGGACCTGCGGGTCGGCGGTGGGCACAACCTGGTGGTGGCGGTGGCCGAGGCGGACCGGATCCCACTGGCGGCGGCCGTCGACCTGGTCGCCGGGCGGTGGCGCGCCCAGCTGGACCTCTTCGCGGCCCGCCGCGCGGCGGTGCCGTCGTTCGGGCCGGCGTACGACCGGGCCGCCGCCGCGCTGCTGGACGGGATCGGCCACGCGGTACGCGGCACCATCGACTGGTCCGCCGAGTCGGGCCGGTACCGCCCGCCAGGTCGAGGCGGGCGGGCGGGTGAGCCGGGGTCAGGGCCGTAG
- a CDS encoding DEAD/DEAH box helicase codes for MPRPLVKALAREGITAPFEIQRATVPDALAGRDVLGRGQTGSGKTLAFGLPVLTRMADGPRARPLHPRALILVPTRELAMQVNDALFPLGRAVGVFLKTTVGGVPYDRQIDSLRRGVEIIVATPGRLGDLIARGVCNLDDVEVTVLDEADQMADMGFLPEVTELLDKTPANAQRLLFSATLDNDVDALVRRFMTDPVTHSTAPPTAAVTTMDHHLLLIPPNDKFAVAASIAARSGRTMMFARTQMGVDRLVDQLAAVGVRAGALHGGKTQRVRTRTLAEFKEGRVNVLVATDVAARGIHVDGVSLVVHVDPPKDPKDYLHRAGRTARAGESGAVATLVLPKQRRSTLAMMEKAGVEPAQTRVRRGDAVLTELTGAAEPSGVPIVEEPEPPRQHRQRPDRFRSDRPDRFRGRGDRGRSETDRGPRSDTDRSRRGDVDRGPRGDADRGPRGDADRSGERRGGFRHDGNRPPRDDRRGGERRFADRRPTRSH; via the coding sequence CTGCCGCGACCGCTGGTCAAGGCCCTCGCCCGGGAAGGCATCACCGCCCCGTTCGAGATCCAGCGGGCCACCGTGCCCGACGCGCTCGCCGGCCGTGACGTGCTGGGCCGTGGCCAGACCGGTTCCGGTAAGACCCTCGCCTTCGGCCTGCCGGTGCTGACCCGGATGGCCGACGGCCCCCGGGCCCGTCCGTTGCACCCCCGCGCACTCATCCTGGTCCCCACCCGCGAGCTTGCGATGCAGGTCAACGACGCGCTGTTCCCGCTGGGCCGGGCCGTCGGCGTGTTCCTCAAGACCACCGTCGGCGGCGTGCCGTACGACCGGCAGATCGACTCGCTGCGCCGGGGCGTGGAGATCATCGTCGCGACCCCGGGCCGGCTCGGCGACCTCATCGCGCGCGGCGTGTGCAACCTCGACGACGTCGAGGTCACCGTGCTGGACGAGGCAGACCAGATGGCCGACATGGGCTTCCTGCCGGAGGTCACCGAACTGCTGGACAAGACGCCCGCCAACGCCCAGCGGCTGCTCTTCTCGGCCACGTTGGACAACGACGTCGACGCTCTGGTGCGGCGGTTCATGACCGATCCGGTCACCCACTCCACCGCGCCGCCGACCGCAGCGGTCACCACCATGGACCACCATCTGCTGCTGATCCCGCCGAACGACAAGTTCGCCGTCGCCGCGTCGATCGCCGCCCGGTCCGGCCGCACCATGATGTTCGCCCGTACCCAGATGGGGGTGGACCGGCTGGTCGACCAGCTGGCCGCCGTCGGAGTCCGGGCCGGCGCCCTGCACGGCGGCAAGACCCAGCGGGTACGGACCCGCACCCTCGCCGAGTTCAAGGAGGGCCGGGTCAACGTGCTGGTCGCGACGGACGTCGCGGCCCGTGGCATCCACGTCGACGGGGTCTCGCTGGTGGTGCACGTGGATCCGCCGAAGGACCCGAAGGACTACCTGCACCGGGCCGGCCGGACCGCTCGGGCCGGGGAGTCCGGCGCGGTCGCCACCCTGGTACTGCCGAAGCAGCGTCGCAGCACGCTCGCCATGATGGAGAAGGCCGGCGTCGAGCCGGCGCAGACCCGGGTACGCCGGGGCGACGCCGTCCTGACCGAGCTGACCGGTGCCGCTGAACCGAGTGGCGTACCGATCGTCGAGGAGCCGGAGCCGCCGCGTCAGCACCGTCAGCGGCCCGACCGCTTCCGGTCCGACCGTCCGGACCGGTTCCGTGGCCGGGGCGACCGGGGCCGGAGTGAGACGGACCGTGGCCCGCGCAGCGACACCGACCGGAGCCGGCGCGGTGACGTCGACCGCGGGCCGCGCGGGGACGCCGACCGTGGCCCGCGCGGCGACGCCGACCGGTCCGGGGAGCGTCGTGGCGGGTTCCGCCACGACGGCAACCGGCCGCCCCGCGACGACCGTCGCGGTGGCGAGCGACGCTTCGCCGACCGACGGCCCACCCGCAGCCACTGA
- a CDS encoding cytochrome c biogenesis protein ResB — protein sequence MSRSGAVRALLRNSWRQLTSMRTALILLFCLAVAAIPGSLLPQRDVNIENVNAYFQDNPRLAPVLDRLGMFDVFAAPWFAAIYLLLFTSLVGCIVPRLRDHVRALRAAPPAAPRRLDRLPQHASWTGTGDITAIAAQLRRRRWRVTVTGDTVNAEKGHLKETGNLVFHLSLVAVLCGVALGSWYGWHGNRLLVAGPETAFCNTVQQYDEYGLGPRVADTDLPRFCLELTDFTATFLETGQPDSYTAEVRVDEGGGTPRDATFSVNSPLRLADANVYLLGHGYVPVLRYTDRYGQAQTVTAPFLAVDDMITSEGVASFPDANVDPASGERDPDLQVAFEGLFLPTAPAQAPYIRSTHPELRDPALMLWAYRGNLGLDAGIPGSVYRIDQSQVEAGRLLPVGDPQLLRVGETMTLDDGTSIEFLDITQYVTLSVRHDPGSGLLLASSVLLLAGLMPSLFVRRRRVWFRVTPAAPGDGSTTTGSSVIEAGGLPRTDHPGFGDEFRELVRAVGGAGPPREGTQ from the coding sequence CGTCAACATCGAAAACGTCAACGCCTACTTCCAGGACAACCCCCGGCTGGCCCCGGTGCTGGACCGGCTCGGCATGTTCGACGTCTTCGCCGCGCCCTGGTTCGCCGCGATCTACCTGCTGCTGTTCACCTCGCTGGTCGGCTGCATCGTGCCCCGGCTGCGCGACCACGTCCGCGCGCTGCGGGCCGCGCCGCCGGCCGCGCCCCGCCGGCTGGACCGGCTGCCGCAGCACGCCAGCTGGACCGGCACCGGCGACATCACCGCGATCGCCGCGCAGCTGCGACGCCGCCGCTGGCGGGTCACCGTCACCGGCGACACCGTCAACGCCGAGAAGGGCCACCTGAAGGAGACCGGCAACCTGGTCTTCCACCTGTCGTTGGTCGCCGTCCTGTGCGGCGTCGCGCTCGGTTCGTGGTACGGCTGGCACGGCAACCGGCTGCTGGTCGCCGGCCCGGAGACCGCGTTCTGCAACACCGTCCAGCAGTACGACGAGTACGGCCTCGGCCCGCGCGTCGCCGACACCGACCTGCCCCGGTTCTGCCTCGAACTGACCGATTTCACGGCCACCTTCCTGGAGACCGGCCAACCGGACAGCTACACCGCCGAGGTACGGGTCGACGAAGGTGGCGGCACCCCCCGCGACGCGACGTTCTCGGTGAACTCACCGCTGCGCCTGGCCGACGCCAACGTCTACCTGCTCGGCCACGGCTACGTGCCGGTGCTGCGCTACACCGACCGGTACGGGCAGGCCCAGACGGTCACCGCGCCGTTCCTGGCCGTCGACGACATGATCACCAGCGAGGGAGTGGCGAGCTTCCCGGACGCCAACGTCGACCCGGCCAGCGGCGAGCGCGACCCCGACCTGCAGGTCGCGTTCGAAGGACTGTTCCTGCCGACCGCCCCGGCACAGGCACCGTACATCCGTTCCACCCATCCCGAGCTGCGCGACCCGGCGCTGATGCTGTGGGCGTACCGGGGCAACCTCGGGCTGGACGCCGGCATCCCCGGCTCGGTCTACCGCATCGACCAGAGTCAGGTGGAAGCCGGCCGGCTGCTGCCGGTCGGGGATCCGCAACTGCTGCGCGTCGGCGAGACGATGACCCTGGACGACGGCACCAGCATCGAGTTCCTGGACATCACGCAGTACGTCACCCTCTCCGTACGCCATGATCCGGGCAGCGGGCTACTGCTGGCCAGCTCGGTGCTGCTGCTCGCCGGGTTGATGCCGTCGCTGTTCGTCCGGCGGCGTCGGGTGTGGTTCCGGGTCACACCGGCCGCCCCCGGCGACGGCTCCACGACAACCGGTAGTAGCGTCATCGAGGCCGGTGGGCTGCCGCGTACCGACCATCCTGGGTTCGGCGACGAGTTCCGGGAGCTCGTCCGGGCGGTCGGCGGTGCCGGCCCGCCACGGGAAGGAACGCAGTGA
- a CDS encoding PLP-dependent cysteine synthase family protein: protein MDQLDRCDDADRAWVTEAIAKVEADANRSADTHLLPFPLPPSWGIDLYLKDESVHPTGSLKHRLARSLFLYGLCNGWIGPQTTIVEASSGSTAISEAYFARMLGLPFVAVMPAATSAEKIAQIEFHGGRPHLVRDPAAVVVEARWLAEDLGGHFMDQFTYAERATDWRGNNNIAESIFAQLALERHPIPSWIVVGAGTGGTSATIGRYVRFQRHRTKVCVVDPEHSAYYPAWTSGDWTTTTGRGSTIEGIGRPTVEASFQPSVVDRMIQVPDAASLAAMRLATDLLGRRVGGSTGTNLWGAFALIAQLRAAGQQGSVVTLLCDSGERYADSYYSADWLAGQGLDLTPYLAVVERFLRTGDWSTDVVS, encoded by the coding sequence GTGGATCAACTGGACCGGTGCGACGACGCCGACCGGGCCTGGGTGACCGAGGCGATCGCCAAGGTCGAGGCGGACGCCAACCGGTCCGCCGACACCCACCTGCTGCCGTTCCCGCTGCCGCCGTCCTGGGGGATCGACCTCTACCTCAAGGACGAGTCGGTGCACCCCACCGGCTCGCTCAAGCACCGGCTGGCCCGGTCGCTGTTCCTCTACGGGCTGTGCAACGGCTGGATCGGACCGCAGACCACGATCGTGGAGGCGTCGAGCGGTTCCACCGCGATCTCCGAGGCGTACTTCGCCCGGATGCTGGGCCTGCCGTTCGTCGCGGTGATGCCGGCGGCCACCTCGGCCGAGAAGATCGCCCAGATCGAGTTCCACGGCGGCCGGCCGCACCTGGTCCGTGATCCGGCGGCGGTCGTCGTCGAGGCCCGGTGGCTGGCCGAGGACCTCGGCGGGCACTTCATGGACCAGTTCACCTACGCGGAGCGGGCCACCGACTGGCGGGGCAACAACAACATCGCCGAGTCGATCTTCGCGCAGCTCGCCCTGGAACGGCACCCGATCCCCAGCTGGATCGTGGTCGGCGCCGGCACCGGCGGCACCAGCGCCACCATCGGCCGGTACGTGCGCTTCCAGCGCCACCGCACCAAGGTGTGCGTGGTCGACCCGGAACACTCGGCCTACTATCCGGCGTGGACCAGCGGCGACTGGACCACCACCACCGGGCGCGGCTCGACGATCGAGGGCATCGGCCGGCCGACCGTCGAGGCCTCGTTCCAACCGTCCGTCGTGGACCGGATGATCCAGGTCCCGGACGCGGCGTCGTTGGCCGCAATGCGCCTGGCCACCGATCTGCTGGGCCGGCGGGTCGGCGGATCGACCGGCACGAACCTGTGGGGGGCGTTCGCACTGATCGCCCAGCTCCGCGCGGCAGGCCAGCAGGGATCGGTGGTCACCCTGCTCTGCGACAGCGGCGAGCGGTACGCCGACAGTTACTACTCGGCCGACTGGCTCGCCGGCCAGGGCCTCGACCTGACCCCGTACCTGGCGGTGGTCGAGCGTTTCCTGCGCACCGGTGACTGGTCGACCGACGTCGTCAGCTGA